The genomic segment GACGACGAATATACAAAACCCCTACTCCCTTAGGACCATAAATTTTATGTGCTGAGAGAGAGACCAAATCTAAATTTTGATTATTTACATCTAGGATGATATGACCGGCAGCTTGAGCAGCATCCGTGTGAAAAATTACACCACGATTATGACATAGAGAACCAATTTCAGCCAATGGTTGTATCGTACCAATTTCGTTATTGGCAGCCATTATCGAAACCAGAATTGTATCTTCACGAATTGCATCAGCTACGGCCTGTGGTTCAACTCTTCCAACTCTATCTACTGGTAAAATCGTTATTTCGTAGCCGCGTTTTTTTAATGCCTGGCAGGGATCAAACACTGATTTGTGTTCAGTAGCTTGAGTGATGATATGTTTGCCATGTTTAGCATATGCTTGTGCGGCACCAAAAATTGCTAAATTATTAGCTTCTGTAGCCCCACTAGTAAAAACAATTTCTTGCGGCTGTGCCTGTATTAACGAAGCTATTAAACGTCGTGATTCTTCTACTGCTTCATTTGCTTGCCAACCATAAGGATGAACACTACTTGCAGCATTACCAAACTTTTCATTAAAATATGGCAACATACGTTCTATCACTGCAGGGTCAACCGCGGTGGTGGCATTATTATCCAAATAAATTACTGCAGTTTTCATGTGTTAATTATTACCTTAAGTTTTACTTTTTATTTTTAATTAATTCACAACGTGTATAAACTTCACGACGTGAAAATGAAGTAATAGCAGCTACTGCCGCAGTAGCATCACGTGCAGAAAGTCCAATATCGAGACATTTATTTAACATGCTGTCAATAGCTTCAATTTCAGGAGAATCTGAATTAGCATCAGATTGCGCATCTAATACTAGCGTTATCTCCCCTTTTATATTTTTATCGAGTTTAGCCGATAGTTCAATAAGTGTTCCCCGATAAAATTCCTCATGAATCTTGGTCAACTCACGAGCTAAGCAAACGTTTCTATTAGGTGTGCTTTCTGCAAGTTCCTTTATCGTATCAATTAAACGATGTGGGGCTTCAAATAACACTACAACTCCGTTATGAGTTGAAACGCGTTTTATGCTATCTCTTCGAATTCGACCGCGTGTAGGCAAAAAACCTAAGAATAAAACACCTGCCGCACCTGCATAAAATCCTGCTGCTGATAAAGCAGTAGTTAATGCTGATGGTCCGGGGATTGGTATAACATTAAAACCTGCTGCTGCAATTTTAGCAACGGCAATAGTTCCCGGATCACTTATCGCTGGCGTCCCTGCATCAGTAATAAGTGCAACATTTTTACCATTACTTAAAATAGCTAGAAGTTCTGATATCCGATTGTTTTCATTATGCTCATGAAGCGAACGTATTGGTTTAGCGATGCCATAATGTTCTAATAATATTCGTGAACGCCGGGTATCTTCTGCATATAGTGTATCAACAAATGTTAGAATTTGTATGGCTCGTGAAGAGAAATCCGCAAGATTTCCAAGTGGTGTTGCAACAATAAATAATTTTCCTTGAGATGACATTAAAAACTTTCTTTTTTTACTACACCTCAAAAGCACCTTGCACTAATTCAAAATTAATTGATTCACCTAATGTGATCCCAACCGCATCAAAACGCATTTGCGGCCATGGAGTGGCTAAGCCACTAATATAGTCTCGAGCAGCATAAATAATACGGCGCCTCTTAGGGTAATTGATGGTTTCTAAAGGTGAGATACTGTGATTTTCACTACGAGTTCTAACTTCAATGAAACACAATATTTCGCCATCCCAAG from the Deltaproteobacteria bacterium genome contains:
- a CDS encoding cysteine desulfurase, producing MKTAVIYLDNNATTAVDPAVIERMLPYFNEKFGNAASSVHPYGWQANEAVEESRRLIASLIQAQPQEIVFTSGATEANNLAIFGAAQAYAKHGKHIITQATEHKSVFDPCQALKKRGYEITILPVDRVGRVEPQAVADAIREDTILVSIMAANNEIGTIQPLAEIGSLCHNRGVIFHTDAAQAAGHIILDVNNQNLDLVSLSAHKIYGPKGVGVLYIRRRNPRVIILPQMLGGSQEYGKRAGTLNVPGIVGFGEAIKIITRNGLKEVNYLRELTQKLCNAITEELSEVSLNGPPVNERLPGNLNLAVNGIEADALLLSMRDFAFSTGAACSSKNLEPSHVLRAIGVSPEHARGSIRLG
- the rsmI gene encoding 16S rRNA (cytidine(1402)-2'-O)-methyltransferase, whose translation is MSSQGKLFIVATPLGNLADFSSRAIQILTFVDTLYAEDTRRSRILLEHYGIAKPIRSLHEHNENNRISELLAILSNGKNVALITDAGTPAISDPGTIAVAKIAAAGFNVIPIPGPSALTTALSAAGFYAGAAGVLFLGFLPTRGRIRRDSIKRVSTHNGVVVLFEAPHRLIDTIKELAESTPNRNVCLARELTKIHEEFYRGTLIELSAKLDKNIKGEITLVLDAQSDANSDSPEIEAIDSMLNKCLDIGLSARDATAAVAAITSFSRREVYTRCELIKNKK
- a CDS encoding YraN family protein, with product MPKSTNNNIRAKKGAFGEELATKYLVKRGYKIITRNHRCPSGEIDIIAWDGEILCFIEVRTRSENHSISPLETINYPKRRRIIYAARDYISGLATPWPQMRFDAVGITLGESINFELVQGAFEV